The following are from one region of the Alicyclobacillus fastidiosus genome:
- a CDS encoding VOC family protein, which produces MKPRIALVTVLTNDVPKMKQFYQDVLGFTIKSEMDGYVEFENEGVRFSICTRQVMADITGGHESFNAERKGQAFELAFPCDSPQDVEWSYHDIVSKGAIPVKEPATMPWGQTTAFFADPEGNIHEIFTD; this is translated from the coding sequence ATGAAACCCCGGATTGCATTGGTCACGGTCCTAACAAATGATGTTCCAAAAATGAAACAGTTTTATCAGGACGTACTGGGTTTCACAATTAAGAGTGAAATGGATGGATATGTGGAATTTGAAAACGAAGGTGTAAGATTCTCCATTTGTACACGCCAGGTGATGGCAGACATCACAGGAGGTCATGAATCGTTTAACGCAGAACGGAAAGGACAAGCTTTTGAACTGGCTTTTCCATGTGATTCTCCGCAGGATGTCGAGTGGTCGTACCATGACATTGTTTCAAAAGGAGCTATTCCGGTTAAAGAACCTGCAACCATGCCATGGGGTCAAACCACGGCTTTTTTTGCCGATCCTGAAGGGAATATCCATGAGATATTTACCGATTGA
- a CDS encoding acyltransferase translates to MGKTKKHLYEIDFMRACIIFGVLVVHVTSFYNTFEPNFTRRNLFYEGLLSSFHFTRESFMFITGIVLFITYCRKDVFQSRSFWKKRFLLIAIPYIGWNTLYMLFMKSYVPGFTWSSFLPKLGMGLLTGNEFYMYFLVVSMQLYLFFPLMLKAIKKIKKGHWWIFAGSFVLQLGLMAFNQYYLQNIPLSHVPVWIRWLDQYRDRFILTYQFWFVAGALLAVHYEQAKAFVVRHARMVFTIFLIMLALLLVHAGYDRMILRESDGMTTLVLQPIMVPYALMVTVVLWLVGIKWSEAREQNKKISKVITFFGNASFGIFLIQPFTLHYDDDFIYAYHMSLTAHLFLLPLSIVGVYLVSAALSWMIGKIPVLSYIVGKKVGIKRKRDYSGLLKGYSVIK, encoded by the coding sequence GTGGGAAAAACCAAAAAACATCTTTACGAAATTGATTTCATGCGGGCTTGCATTATCTTTGGCGTTTTGGTGGTTCATGTCACATCGTTTTACAACACGTTCGAACCAAACTTTACAAGAAGAAATTTGTTTTACGAAGGCCTACTCAGTTCGTTTCACTTTACAAGAGAAAGTTTTATGTTTATCACAGGAATCGTGCTGTTTATCACATACTGCAGAAAAGATGTTTTCCAATCAAGGTCGTTTTGGAAAAAGCGCTTCTTATTAATAGCCATTCCATACATTGGCTGGAATACATTGTACATGTTGTTTATGAAAAGTTATGTTCCGGGTTTCACATGGTCTTCGTTTCTCCCTAAACTTGGAATGGGCCTTTTAACGGGTAATGAGTTTTATATGTACTTTTTGGTTGTTTCGATGCAACTGTATCTTTTCTTCCCGCTCATGCTAAAAGCCATCAAGAAAATTAAGAAAGGTCACTGGTGGATATTTGCAGGAAGTTTTGTTCTTCAACTCGGACTCATGGCTTTTAATCAATATTATTTGCAGAACATACCACTTTCCCACGTTCCCGTTTGGATTCGTTGGCTGGATCAATATCGGGATCGCTTCATCTTGACGTATCAGTTTTGGTTTGTGGCGGGGGCACTGTTGGCTGTTCATTACGAACAAGCAAAAGCGTTTGTGGTTCGACATGCTCGTATGGTTTTCACGATCTTCTTGATTATGCTTGCACTGTTACTGGTTCATGCAGGATATGACCGTATGATCCTTCGGGAAAGCGACGGCATGACCACTTTGGTCTTGCAACCCATTATGGTTCCGTATGCTCTGATGGTGACGGTTGTTTTGTGGCTTGTCGGGATTAAGTGGTCTGAAGCACGCGAACAAAACAAGAAAATCAGCAAAGTCATCACCTTTTTTGGGAATGCTTCATTTGGGATTTTCTTAATTCAACCGTTTACGCTCCACTATGATGACGACTTCATCTATGCATATCACATGTCACTGACGGCTCATCTCTTCCTGCTTCCACTGTCTATCGTCGGTGTATACCTAGTTAGTGCTGCACTTTCATGGATGATTGGTAAAATTCCAGTCCTAAGTTATATTGTTGGGAAGAAAGTTGGAATCAAAAGGAAGCGTGATTACTCTGGACTTCTCAAAGGATATTCCGTGATCAAGTAG
- the wrbA gene encoding NAD(P)H:quinone oxidoreductase translates to MANVKLAVIYYSSTGTNHKMAQAAAEAAKGAGAEVKVLKVPELAPEEAIASNAGWKAHYEATKDVPTATGADIEWADAIIFSVPTRFGNVPSQMKQFLDTMGGLWAQGKTINKVVSAMSSAQNPHGGQEATILSIYTSMYHWGAIVVAPGYTDQVLFAAGGNPYGTSVTAVEGGTIDSSAVAAIKHQAKRVVTVAEWVKKGQA, encoded by the coding sequence TTGGCTAATGTAAAACTAGCTGTTATTTACTACAGTTCGACGGGTACAAACCACAAAATGGCGCAGGCTGCTGCAGAGGCAGCAAAGGGAGCAGGCGCTGAAGTTAAGGTCCTTAAAGTGCCTGAACTTGCACCAGAGGAAGCGATCGCTTCAAATGCAGGGTGGAAAGCACATTACGAAGCAACAAAAGACGTTCCAACAGCAACAGGAGCGGATATTGAGTGGGCAGATGCGATTATCTTCAGCGTCCCGACACGATTTGGAAATGTTCCATCTCAAATGAAGCAGTTTCTTGACACGATGGGAGGGCTTTGGGCACAAGGTAAGACGATAAATAAAGTGGTAAGTGCTATGTCGAGTGCTCAGAACCCTCATGGTGGGCAGGAGGCGACTATCCTTTCCATATACACGAGCATGTATCACTGGGGCGCGATTGTCGTGGCACCAGGATATACTGATCAAGTGCTGTTTGCTGCTGGAGGCAACCCATATGGCACAAGCGTCACTGCAGTCGAGGGTGGCACGATTGACTCATCCGCAGTTGCTGCTATTAAGCACCAGGCTAAACGTGTTGTAACTGTCGCGGAGTGGGTTAAGAAGGGACAAGCATAA
- a CDS encoding sulfite oxidase, which produces MRDIHLIPVSYYPSENLEFPLITAPQTITPNELFYVRNHFDYPKVDVDAWTLSIEGSVNRPIQFAYQHLKSMNTVTVPATLECAGNKRSLFEKKAQGNQFGLGAISHAEWTGVRLRDVLEQAGVSPNAKEIVFEGLDSGQRNDMDGRVFFERSLPLEKALHPDTLLALEMNGEPLSDKHGFPLRLVVPGFYAVASVKWLHRIRAVDQPFKGPFQSIDYVILNKPNDYKHAKPLSSVLINSSIASPTEEEELAVGTHVIYGYAWAGEQSIWKVEVSMDNGKHWADANILDPDVPYSWRRWSFDWNADKPGPYTIMSKATNDRGEAQPLKAKWNAKGYQNNSIHAVNVHVIDRKLVQNVLH; this is translated from the coding sequence TTGCGCGACATTCACTTAATACCAGTTTCCTACTATCCATCGGAAAACCTTGAATTTCCGTTAATCACTGCTCCACAAACCATAACTCCAAATGAGTTGTTTTACGTCAGAAACCATTTTGATTATCCAAAAGTTGACGTAGATGCGTGGACTCTTTCCATTGAAGGCTCAGTGAACCGCCCAATTCAGTTCGCTTATCAACATTTAAAAAGCATGAACACGGTGACAGTTCCCGCTACACTGGAATGTGCCGGCAACAAGAGGTCACTCTTTGAAAAAAAGGCACAAGGGAATCAATTTGGACTCGGTGCCATTAGTCATGCGGAGTGGACGGGGGTTCGGTTGCGGGACGTTTTAGAACAGGCTGGGGTTTCACCAAATGCTAAGGAAATCGTCTTTGAAGGATTAGATTCAGGACAACGAAACGACATGGATGGTCGAGTATTTTTTGAAAGAAGCCTTCCACTCGAAAAAGCACTTCATCCAGACACTTTGCTCGCATTGGAAATGAATGGCGAACCACTTTCCGACAAACATGGTTTTCCTCTACGATTGGTTGTACCAGGGTTTTACGCTGTGGCATCGGTGAAGTGGCTACATCGTATTCGAGCTGTGGATCAGCCATTCAAGGGACCTTTTCAAAGTATTGATTACGTCATTCTAAATAAACCAAATGACTACAAACACGCAAAACCACTGTCATCAGTTTTAATCAACTCTTCTATAGCCTCGCCGACAGAAGAGGAAGAATTAGCTGTTGGCACGCATGTCATATATGGATACGCATGGGCTGGCGAACAATCCATCTGGAAAGTTGAAGTAAGTATGGACAACGGAAAGCACTGGGCTGACGCAAATATCCTAGACCCAGATGTACCATATTCATGGAGACGATGGTCATTTGACTGGAATGCAGACAAACCAGGTCCATACACCATTATGAGTAAAGCCACTAACGACCGTGGTGAAGCTCAACCACTAAAGGCAAAATGGAATGCAAAAGGGTATCAAAACAACTCCATCCACGCTGTCAATGTGCACGTAATCGATCGGAAGTTAGTTCAGAATGTACTGCATTAA